The following proteins are co-located in the Streptomyces sp. DT2A-34 genome:
- a CDS encoding site-specific integrase, translated as MSFKKLEDAEAFAIKVERDKDLGTYINPKAGQRTFAEIWNEWVEAGTLEESSKRNYQSVYDNHYGPFFGSKPIASITPTTIQEWEADQKERGYKETGINGRKNVLSSVFNYAVAAEIIGRNPCKKANPRRRSGQQLTPVTDNDIPTMEEVLGIIAEAPKLIRAGFWAMAGCGTRPGESLALADESMDWERSILAVDHQVSAYGCQEISGYRRGVKRGTKHRTFDQARRTPVPESINEIFNDHIDAFGTWGDRGWFFESPRLNDRHPSYDWFLDQFKAAAKLAGTPQYTPKSFRHFFVSEAIHADIPLFEIAAWVGHRTTRTTELVYGHLVRRAMDRGARTMHNRLGLKLEPFRGLIVPPSLTPSEDDVEEWDDVA; from the coding sequence GTGTCCTTCAAGAAGCTCGAAGACGCGGAAGCGTTCGCGATCAAGGTCGAGCGGGACAAGGACCTCGGGACGTACATCAACCCCAAGGCGGGACAGAGGACGTTCGCCGAGATCTGGAACGAGTGGGTTGAAGCGGGAACGCTCGAAGAGTCCTCGAAGAGGAACTACCAGAGCGTCTACGACAACCACTACGGCCCGTTCTTCGGGAGCAAGCCGATCGCCAGCATCACCCCGACGACCATCCAGGAATGGGAGGCGGACCAGAAGGAGCGGGGCTACAAGGAGACCGGCATCAACGGACGTAAGAACGTCCTCTCGTCCGTCTTCAACTATGCGGTGGCAGCCGAGATCATCGGCCGTAATCCGTGCAAGAAGGCGAACCCCCGGAGGCGCTCGGGGCAGCAACTCACACCGGTCACCGACAACGACATCCCGACCATGGAAGAGGTGCTGGGGATCATCGCGGAGGCCCCCAAGCTGATCCGCGCCGGCTTCTGGGCCATGGCGGGCTGTGGGACGCGTCCGGGGGAGTCCTTGGCGCTGGCCGACGAGTCAATGGACTGGGAGCGCAGCATCCTGGCCGTGGATCACCAGGTCTCGGCCTACGGGTGTCAGGAGATCTCCGGCTACCGGCGCGGAGTGAAGCGGGGTACGAAACACCGGACCTTCGATCAGGCGCGGCGTACGCCAGTGCCCGAATCGATCAACGAGATCTTCAACGATCACATCGACGCGTTCGGTACCTGGGGCGACCGGGGCTGGTTCTTCGAGTCACCTCGGCTGAACGACCGCCACCCGTCCTATGACTGGTTCCTGGACCAGTTCAAGGCGGCGGCCAAGCTGGCGGGGACTCCGCAGTACACCCCGAAGAGCTTCCGGCACTTCTTCGTCTCCGAAGCGATCCACGCCGACATCCCGCTCTTCGAGATCGCGGCGTGGGTCGGGCACCGGACCACCAGGACGACGGAGCTGGTCTACGGCCACCTCGTCCGCCGGGCGATGGACCGAGGCGCCCGCACCATGCACAACCGCCTGGGTCTCAAGCTGGAGCCCTTCAGGGGCCTCATCGTCCCGCCCTCGCTGACGCCCTCGGAGGACGACGTCGAGGAATGGGACGACGTGGCGTAG
- a CDS encoding TldD/PmbA family protein, with amino-acid sequence MPHTIDEAFTALPLRALADAALARARALGAEHADFRFERVRSASWRLRDARLAGSSDTTDLGYAVRVVHGGTWGFASGVDLTLDAAAKVASQAVAMAKLSAQVIKAAGSDERVELADEPVHAEKTWISSYEIDPFTVPDEEKSALLAEWSARLLAADGVNHVDASLLTVHENKFYADTAGTVTTQQRVRLHPQLTAVSVDESSGEFDSMRTIAPPVGRGWEYLTGTGWDWESELARIPELLAEKMRAPSVEAGPYDLVVDPSNLWLTIHESIGHATELDRALGYEAAYAGTSFATFDQLGKLRYGSDLMNVTGDRTAEHGLATIGYDDEGVEGQSWDLVKDGTLVGYQLDRRIAKLTGFERSNGCAFADSPGHVPVQRMANVSLQPDPAGMSTEDLIGSVDRGIYVVGDRSWSIDMQRYNFQFTGQRAYMIRNGRLAGQVRDFAYQGVTPQFWGAMEAVGGPQTYVLGGAFNCGKAQPGQVAAVSHGCPSAMFRSVNILNTTTEAGGA; translated from the coding sequence GTGCCTCATACGATCGACGAAGCCTTTACGGCACTTCCCCTACGCGCCCTGGCCGACGCCGCGCTGGCACGCGCGCGTGCGCTGGGGGCCGAGCACGCGGACTTCCGGTTCGAGCGGGTGCGCAGCGCGTCCTGGCGCCTGCGGGACGCCCGGCTCGCCGGGTCGTCGGACACCACCGACCTGGGGTACGCGGTGCGGGTGGTGCACGGCGGGACCTGGGGGTTCGCCTCCGGAGTGGATCTGACCCTGGACGCCGCCGCCAAGGTCGCCTCGCAGGCGGTGGCGATGGCGAAGCTGTCCGCCCAGGTGATCAAGGCCGCCGGGTCGGACGAGCGGGTGGAACTCGCCGACGAGCCCGTGCACGCCGAGAAGACGTGGATCTCGTCGTACGAGATCGATCCGTTCACCGTGCCCGACGAGGAGAAGTCGGCACTGCTGGCGGAGTGGAGCGCGCGGCTGCTGGCGGCGGACGGGGTCAATCATGTCGACGCCTCGCTGCTCACGGTCCACGAGAACAAGTTCTACGCCGACACCGCCGGGACCGTGACCACGCAGCAGCGCGTGCGGCTGCACCCGCAGCTGACCGCTGTGTCGGTCGACGAGTCGAGCGGCGAGTTCGACTCCATGCGCACCATCGCGCCGCCCGTGGGACGCGGCTGGGAGTACCTGACCGGCACCGGCTGGGACTGGGAGTCCGAGCTGGCGCGGATCCCCGAGCTGCTCGCCGAGAAGATGCGGGCGCCGAGCGTCGAGGCGGGGCCGTACGACCTCGTCGTCGACCCCTCCAACCTGTGGCTGACGATCCACGAGTCCATCGGCCACGCCACCGAGCTGGACCGCGCCCTCGGCTACGAGGCCGCCTACGCCGGCACCTCCTTCGCCACCTTCGACCAGCTCGGCAAGCTCAGGTACGGCTCCGACCTGATGAACGTCACCGGTGACCGCACCGCCGAGCACGGCCTGGCGACCATCGGGTACGACGACGAGGGCGTCGAGGGCCAGTCGTGGGACCTGGTGAAGGACGGCACCCTCGTCGGCTACCAGCTGGACCGGCGGATCGCGAAGCTGACCGGGTTCGAGCGGTCCAACGGGTGCGCCTTCGCCGACTCCCCCGGGCATGTGCCGGTGCAGCGCATGGCCAATGTGTCGCTGCAGCCGGATCCGGCCGGGATGTCGACCGAGGATCTGATCGGGAGCGTCGACCGCGGGATCTACGTCGTCGGCGACCGGTCCTGGTCGATCGACATGCAGCGCTACAACTTCCAGTTTACGGGTCAGAGGGCATACATGATCCGGAACGGCCGCCTTGCGGGGCAGGTCCGGGACTTTGCATATCAGGGGGTAACCCCCCAGTTCTGGGGTGCCATGGAAGCTGTTGGAGGCCCCCAGACTTACGTACTTGGAGGGGCTTTCAACTGCGGAAAGGCCCAACCTGGGCAGGTCGCCGCCGTGTCCCACGGGTGCCCTTCAGCAATGTTCCGGAGTGTGAATATCCTGAACACCACGACCGAGGCTGGCGGCGCCTGA